TAACTAACGAAGGGTTCATCCTAGCGCTGCAGAGACAGGATTGAGATACAGGGGTGGAGAGTCCCCCTGGAAggtggttagagaattgtaacaatctgactgtttttattctattgcatttttatatttttctgtttggcgctaagccccaaatgtattgtgatcctagcaacgcctctgatGTCAGGCATTAAACATTCACCTAAGTTTATGTCCGATGAACATCAGTGACAGTTGTTTCATTAGAACAAAAGCGGTATTGGACCTACCAATGActttgacggtagctttggtcTTCTGGTCTCGGCACACACAACTGTATATGCCGCTGTCCTCAGGCAGGGCCTCCCTGATGATGAGCTCCAGGACTGAGTCTCTCTGCTTGATCTGGTACTTGTCTCCATTTTGCAGCAGCGTCTCTCCGCCCAGCCTCCACTCCACTTGAACATCTGGCTTGGACAGCTCACAGCGAAGGGTGACGGCGTTTCCCTCCTCAGTCTGCACATTCCTCAGCTTTTGCTTGAAATTGATGGATTTGGCTGAAAGAAATCATTGCAGCGAGAAAATAATTATCTTTGAAAAAAGTCTGAAAACTGCATAGAACTTTTcatataaatttttttaaaattgagtgtaaattcaaatgttttttcaatgGTCGACCACCCTTACCTTTCACAGTAACACTAGCTGTGGATTCCACATTCCCACAGACACAGGTGTATATACTGCTGTCTTCTGGTTTGGCGTCCAGGATCTTCAGCTCGTTCATCAACCCTCTCTGCCTTATTTGGAACTTCTCTCCATTCTTCAGCAGCTCATTTCCTCCCCTTATCCATTCTACAGCGACTCCTGTCTTAGACAGCTCACAGTGTAACACTAAATTGTTCCCTTCCTCAACCTGGGTGTTCCTCAGTTTTTGTTTGAAGGTTATGGGCAGGGCTGAAGAAACATGGAAAACCACTCAATGAGAATAGTGCAAAATGTGATGTATTGTTGCctttatttaaatgaacaaaatgctTATTTAAAACAGGAAAACGTAACCCAGCACTCCCTACCGTTGATTTTAACGATGGCCTTTGTCTTTTGGTCTGCACACTCGCAGCTATATAATCCACTGTCTTCAGACACAGCTTTCCATATCTGAAGCTCTGATAGCGTCTCCCTCTTCTTTATCTGGAACTTCACTCCATTCTTCAGCAGCTCTTCTCCTTTCTTCCACAGTACAGGGACTCCTGGTTTGGAGAGCTCACAGCGCAGCACAACGCTGTTGCCCTCCTCAGATTCAACATTTGTTAATTGCTGTGTGAAATAGATGGGTATCGCTGGGGAGCAAACAGACAGTTTCAAGCATTATGCATAAAGGACTGCATAAAAAATAAACGTAGATACCTCAGTTAATCTTCTTGTAAATTAGACTTTCTTTTGGAGCATAACAATAGAACATGGCAAAGTTTTCTGGCAGGTCTAGTGTGATTTGTTGAGACATGCAACATAACCCAACACTGACAGCAGCTCTGTGGAGCACGTACCGTGCACAGTGAGGGTGGCCGTGGTTCGCTGGTCTCTGCACTGACAGGTGTACTCTCCGGAGTCCTCAGGCTTTGGGCCGGTGATGGTCAGAAAGATGACGGACGACTTCTGCCTCATCACGTACCTCTCACCGGCCCTGAGGGTCTCCGGTCCTCTCCTCCAGTGGAAGGCCACCCCGGGCAAAGAGTATTCGCAAGACAGGGACACGTCCTCCCCCTCCGTCACCTCCGTGTTCTGTAATGGCTGGGTGAACTCAGCAGGGATGGCTGGAATCAAAAAGAAGGAACAGTGACTTCATGTCTACCACTGTACTGTGACCGCCAGAACTCAGGAGGAAGGGCATCCTGTGCTACtttaaatacaatataaaaaaggaggacaacaacaacataaacaaaagCTCCTGTTCTCACCTTTCACCGTGACGACGGCCTTGGTGCTCACAGAACCGGCACTGCACTCATACACTCCAGCGTCGCTGTCGACAACCTCCCGGatggtcagcctgacctcgttGCCGGAGCGACTGACGTAGTACCTCGAGGAGCTCCACATCAGGCAGCCATCTTTGTACCACATGACGTGGCAAGGCTTGGAGGTCATGCACACCAGCACGAAGCTGCCTCCCTCGATGGCTTCACAGTCCTCCAATGCCTTGGTAATGGTGGGACGTCTCTCTTCGCCGCAATGACGGTAGAGCACAAAGAAAACGTGAGCCCACACTGGACACGACTGACAATGAAAACGCTTTGctgtttattaatatttgttacGGTTGTTGTAACAGTTTAAATACGTTCCTTTAATGCCGACGTTACCTCTGACAAGCAACGATGCGTAAGACCTCTGGTCGCCTGCTTGGAAGGAGACGGTCCCAGAGTCTTTACGGATCAGCTGTTTAAACGTGAGGGTGTGGTAGCCCCCCGGAAGCACCTGGATCTCATTCATGTTGTTGGTGTATAGCAGCGTCTCGTCCAGGTACCACTTCACCGCAGTGTAGTCACTGGGACAGATGCGGCACCTGAATGCAACCGTGTCATTCTCCAGACACTCGACGTCCTCCAGCTCGTCACTGATCCACACCTTCTGACCTGCGGGGAAACATCAGAAACACGTGCAGGTTGTATAGGATCAGGACACACAATATGGCCGCCGCTCCACCATAAGTAACAAAAAGCCAACTTCACTGGGAAGACGTATGTGTCCGGAGGGATTTACCGCAGACTGTCAGCAGCGCGCGGGTCTGCATGGTTCCTACGTCACAGGTGTACACATCCGAGTCGCTCCTCTCTAGCGAGGTGATGGTGAGGCAGAGGACCACGCCTTTCTGTTTCATTACATACTTCCTTCCCGGCTGGAGCTCTGCCATGCCCTTCAGCCAGGTCACCCGCTTAGCGGGCAGCCTCGTCTCGCACTCCAGCACCACCTGGCCCTTCTCGTTGGCCCGGGTGTCTCTTAGCTCGCGCGCAAATGCGTGCTGCAGCTCTGCAGGGGCAAGATGGTTAAAAATACTTCCTGGGTGCTGTACCTCAAAAGGTGCGCAAAGTAACACAATCATCGAAAGGCAGAAACAGAAATTGTCCAGGACAATTAAAAACAGGTTTTAAAAGGAATCACGTCAACGTTGCGTCCCGTCAGTGTCTAGAGGCTCCGAGCCAAAGACAAAGTCTGTTAGTCATTTTTCAGTAGTCCGTTAGTCGTTTATTCAGTAGTTCGTCAGTCGTTTATTTAGTAGTCCATTAGTCGTTTATTCAGTAGTCCGTTAGTCATTTATTCAGTAGTCCGTTAGTCATTTATTCAGTAGTCCGTTAGTCGTTCATTCAGTAGTTCGTCAGTCGTTTATTCAGTAGTCCGTTAGTCGTTTATTCAGTAGTCCATTAGTCGTTTATTCAGTAGTCCGTTAGTCGTTTATTCAGTAGTCCATTAGTCGTTTATTCAGTAGTCCATTAGTCTTTATTCAGTAGTCCGTTAGTCGTTTATTCAGTAGTCCGTTAGTCGTTTATTCAGTAGTACATCCTGATACTTGCCTCTGACCTCCAGCTTGGCCCGGGTGGCGATGCCGTCCGCCTCACAACAGTACTCTCCAGAGTCCCTGCTGCAGACGTTCTTGACCACCAGCCGTACAAGGTGCTCCTCCACACTGATTTGGTACTTCGGGGGGCCGTGCCTGATCTGATGGCCGTTCTTCAGCCAGCGGATGAAGGCCTCAGGCTTGGTGATCTCACAGTTCAGCTCAGCATCCTCACCCGGGGCAGCTTTGACATCCATCATGTCCCGGAACACATGCACTGGCCTCTCTATGTGAGAAGAACAAAAGGAAAGAACACAGTGATTACAAAAAATGATATTTAATTAATATAAGCTGTCATTAATAAAGGTACAGCAATCATTACTACTCATGACCCACTTAGCCAAGGCAAAACTCTTCTCTCTCTTGGCACCTCAATAGTGGAACAAATTTTACCCTTGAAGCCAGGACAGCAGAGTTCCTGCCAATTGTCCGAAAatggcatatatatatactacatattaataaaacaaaatgcactTCACTTTGATTTCTCTGGCGCTGACTTTGTCAACCAATGGCTTTGTACCTTTTATGATTGTCTTTCCAAGACAGCTTGAGAAGAATGCACTAAATATAAGTCGCTCtagataagagtgtctgctatatgactaaattgtaaaatgcactaTTACAACAATCATTGTGAATATAACAGCATTTTTTTCCTCTGGGGACAAAATCTGATGTGTTTACAGCAGATGCAGGCTGTGTCTCGTTAGGACTCTTAAACACTATGTACAGTCATCACTATTACCCGAGTAGCATCCTGTATTCCAGCTCTTCCCGAGATGAGGTCAGGGGTGATGAGACAGGCCAGGCGAACTCCAACTCACTCACCTCTGACAAACAGCATGGTCCTGCAGCTGAGGTCTTTGATGAAGAAGACCACATCCCCGGCATCTGCCACAGTTACACCTCTGATGGTCATCTTGTACCTGCAGCCTTTGTTCAGGACCTGGATGCGGTCGTTGCTGACCAGCGGTTGACCATTCAGGGTCCAGGACGGCTCGTCGTTGACGTCGTGAGAGAGGATGCACTCAAAACTGCAGCTGTCGCCCTCCAGGACAGAGGTTGTCTTTACACGCTGGGTGATGGTAATGCGAAGGTCTGTGGAGGAACATTAGGGAGCACTCCACTGTGAGGACATTTACATCTGGTTGCCACCTGGTTGTATGATAACAGCATGTGAAGTTTCAGACTTTGAAAGGAGATTCATCATTCATTCTTGTTCTTAAGCTTAACTAAGATAAGACCAGATAAATGATGAAACTGCCCCATCTAAAGGTAGtgatccctaaacctaacccttctcCCCAGTCTAAAGGTAGtgatccctaaacctaacccttctGCCCAGTCTAAAGGTAGtgatccctaaacctaacccttctGCCCAGTCTAAAGGTAGtgatccctaaacctaacccttctGCCCAGTCTAAAGGTAGtgatccctaaacctaacccttctGCCCAGTCTAAAGGTAGTGAACCCTAAGTATAACCCTTCTGCCCAGTCTAAATGTAGTGAACCCTAAATATAACCCTACTGCCCAGTCTAAAAGTAGtgatccctaaacctaacccttctGCCCAGTCTAAAGGTAGTGAACCCTAAATATAACCCTTCTGCCCAGTCTAAAGGTAGTGatccctaaatctaaccctacTGCCCAGTCTAAAGGTAGtgatccctaaacctaacccttctGCCCAATCAAAAGTAGTgatccctaaacctaatccttcTGCAGGTTTGAAAACATTGTCTGGCTGTTCCTGGTTGTCAGACCACCGAAATAGCCAGAAGAATGGAGGAAGAGTCTTATAACTGATCCTAAATCTTCTGGAAAATCACTACTTACAACTGATCCCAAATTTTCTGGAAAATCAATACTTGATGTATTCAATTCCTACAAAAGCAGCATTCATGTGAATGGAATATTTTTTGATTTACCATGTACAGTGACCTTGGCCTTGGTCAGACTGGTTCCCAGGTCACAACTGTAGAGGCCAGCATCTTCCTTAGTCAGACTATGGATGATGAGAGATAAGGACTTTCCAGTCTTGAGCAGCTCATGTTTGTCACCGCTGGCCAGAACCATGCCATCCTTGCTCCAGACAGGTGTGACAGCGTCCTTAGAGGTCTCACACTGCAGACAAActgacccctcctcctccccagacATGTCTTCCAGAGACCGCAGAAACACTGCTGGCTTTTCTGGAGGAGGCATGACAAGTAAccatgaaaacaacaacagttagATCTCGTTCTCAGTCACTTTCTGGTCCTCCAGCCCCATGAAGTTAATTTCCAAATACttcaaaaaatttaaaacaagcTTTGCTTTCCTCTAGAAGTTGGAAATAAACTGTACAGTAATATCttgacacatacagtacagccAGTATCATTAGACTAGTTTGTCGCTAACATCTTACAGTTGCAGCTCAAGGCTAACCTTTGACCTTCAACGAGGTGGTCTCTGTGAGAAGCCCTGCCTTGAAGGTCACCCTGCTGTCCTGTGGGCAGAGCTGCTGGATGGTGAGGCTGTGCAGGGTGCCCATGTTCTGAATCCTGGTAACACGGTTGGCATTAAGACGGTTGCCGTTCAGAAGCCACAGCACGTTGGCAACCACGTAGTTCAGCTCACAGGTAAATGTGGCGTTGctgtcctcctccacctccacttGCTCCAGGTGCCTTATGAAAGAAAGCCTtctcactgaaaaacaaacaacaaacaggcCACTTCTTATTCCTCTACTGCAGGGCTGCCAAATCCTGTTACTGGAGATATaggtcctgtaggttttctcttaaaccccatttgtgactGACCTGATTAACTTTTCATCCAGCAAATGATTAgttgtgctaaattagagttggagagaaaacctagaGCCCGGCGGATCTCCAGGATCTGGGTTTTACAGCCCTGATCTACCGTATTGTCCTGGACAGACATCTGGACGTCCACGCGTTCCTCACCCTCAACAGTGACCTTGGCAGTGCTCTTTGACCCTCCAGCCATGCAACTGTAGTGGCCAGTGTCGGTCTCCTTAAGGCCCTGGATGGTCAGCTCGGCCCGGTTCTTGTCCGTCCTCATGCTGTACTTGCTGGACGTCTGCAGGGCTGTGCGGCCCCGGTACCAGCTCACCACCCTGGGGGAGGGGGCAAACTGGCAGCTCAGTGTGACCGAGCCGTTCTCCTTGGCCTCCATGTCTGGTATGGGCTGCACCACCTTCAGAGGACGCTCTGGAAAGGCACCAGGGATGTATAACAATATGATTCTGCGCTGAACAGGCTTGGAAAAAAAGGTGCAATCTagtacataaatgttttttgggttCCAGTCAGAACCTTCCCTGGTTCCATATAGAACACTTTCCACCGAAGATTCTACATGGAAATTCGAATGGTTCTTCTCTGAGCCACGAAGGCTTTTCCTCTGGGGACAGCCAAAAGAAAACGTTGGAACCCTTTGTTCTAAGTGTGCACACTAGTAATACAATGATCTAGCTTGGGCCACTCCCAAAGGCAAGCCGGGATCCACCATCACTAAGTGAGAATCAGTTACCTCTGACAGTGAGCTGAGCAGTGCTGCGGCTCTTTCCAGCAGTGAACTGAACACAGCCTGTCATGGAGCTGTTGGTCCTGAGGAAGCAGAGTGTGTGCAGGGTTCCCTGCCAGTCTATGCTGACGTCTGGCCCCTCCATCAGGACCTTCCCATCCAGTGTCCACTTGGGGGGCCTTCCGGCTCGCAGGCTGGTCTCCACCTGGAACACGGCCTCCCTGGGCTCAGTCACTTCCACTGACCTCAGCCCCAGCAGAATGCCCATGGCTTGCTCTGCACGCACACGGAGCAACACTCTGAGAGACGGCAGACTAAATGGCACAGAAGGATGTGCTGACAGGGAGTGAGATGGttaagttcaagttcaaagtttattaaTCAAACGAATTGAATTAGCATAGCATCATtctgcacaattaaattattgtgacatggcacaagACATCTACGTAGGAAAAAtgtagaaatatataaagcgaaaatatatataacaatgtaaactagctgcaattaaaaaaaagattatagaTATAGCAAATATAGCAATATTACTTCATTGGAAGAGGTACAAACAAGTCAGAACAAATCTCATCAGGTGTGAGCATCTCACCCTCCACTAGCAGCCGGCAGGAAGTCCTGTCGTCACCAGCATCACAGGTGTAGGTGTCCTCATCCGAAGAGACCACGTCATCGATGTGAAGCTGCCTGTAGACGTCGTTGCTGACCATCTGGTGCTTTCCGCTGGGCTGTATCTCCTTCCTGTTCTTGAACCACGTGACCTGCGCGTTGACCCTGGACACCTGGCACTCCAGCAGACCCTTGTGTTTGTACATGGCGATCTTCACTCTCAGGGGTTTCACTATCCGCACCGGTAGCTCTGTGGAGACGAGAGTGACATTTGGAATAAATCCTTTATCGAACCTTCACCTGAGGACTATTGATACGGTTAAAGGTTGTCTACCTTTCACCGTAAGAGTTGCGTATGATGAGACCCGGTCGGCAGTGAATTTGATCATCCCTGCATTTGCTGGTCTTACAGACTTGAAGCACATGGTATGAGTTTTACCTGTATTCAGATAGAAATGAAGTATCCTTAAGCATAGATTGATTCCCTCAGAGGTATCATGACCTATAGATAGATTCCTTCAAAGGTATCATGACCTGCAAGCAGATTCCCACAGATATATGCTAAGGTACAGACAGATTTCCATGACTAGGTTGTGCTGGGTGTGCCATGCTCACCCTCATGCCTGATCTTGACATTGTCGTCATGTTTGATCCTGGAGTTATCCCTGTACCAGCGCCCATCCACATCCTCATAGTTGACCTCACACACAAAGGTCACACTCTGCCTCTCAGTCACTTCCTGGTTCTCCAACTCCTTCAATATTTTGATATCTCTGGCTGGCAGAGAAACATCACAGGTCTATGTGAACATAAGAGGAGTCTTGGACCTTGAGATACAGAATCTGCACCTTGATTTCACTAAGACTGATCATGTGGCATTGGGCTGCGTAGAGACAGACTGGCAATCATACTTCTGCTCTACCTGATCCAGAAGATGTAAACTGACAGAGCGTCACACATTATTTTAGACTGTTACCTCTGACGACTAGATGTCCTGAGGTTTGGACATCGTTGGGGCTCCCATCAGTCTGGAATGAGAACAGGCCAGAATCTCCCATGGTGACCCGGGAGAAGGTGAGCGTGTGCTTTTTCTTGTGGGTAGCGATGCAACACGTGGGCTTCGACTTGAGCGTGACCCCATCTTTGGTCCACTTGCCTGATATGTAGGACAGGTTGAGGGTCACCTCCAAGGTGCAAACCTCGCTCTCGTGCACCTCCACATCCTCCAGGCCCTTCACCACCTGGAGCTGGATCTGGTTCTCTGCGGAGTGGACGCaggcaggcaaacagacagacactaatgagcgcacaaacacacatacctgTCAGAACATGCTGAATTTGTAGGTTGGATTGATGTATCGGCGACTTAACAAGACGAATAACATAAAGTTGAAGACAGTTGTAACTGAATAGAATGTTTCTGAGCTCTTACTTGCAGCTGCTACTTTACTTCCAGTCTTGTCTCCCATGTTCGGTCAGGAGGGAGCGACTCAATCCCTTCTGATTCACGTTTCCCTTCTCTGTACCTCCAGGTTCTCCTCAGGGCTAAAACTACACTTTGATAGACAtttgaaaacatgcaaaacGTTTAATTTCAATTTGTAAACCTGCCCACTCTCATTCTCATTGGACAATGAAGACAGCAGGTAATCTCAGTGGGCTGTCATGGCTGAGCTCAGCATCATATATATAGTCTCATCTGTGATGAATACTCCAACAGTCCAGCTAACTCATACAAACAATTTGAATGACTAAATATGTCAAATTGATGGCTTCCACATTAAATCCCAAGGAGGTCAGCGCTAATCAGTAGTAGGTATAATATCTAATATCTTTACCATCCCACCATTTCTCTCTTAACACTTTAGGCAGATTCATATTTGCCTCTTACAGTTGTGCACTAGTCTCTTAACTGACAGCTGAATAGTAGATATCTAAAGCTTTGAACAATCGTCCATTCCACAACATTGTACATCCCACTTCTCTCACCTACAGACACTGTGTTCTCTAAGTATTATCATCCATGTCCTGATGCAAATAGTAGATAAATGTCAGTGATATGTTGTGTTACATCAGCCAATCTGAAGGATTTTTGTCACAAACTCTAGTAGAATCCCACCCACCTCTGTGGTGTTA
The nucleotide sequence above comes from Esox lucius isolate fEsoLuc1 chromosome 8, fEsoLuc1.pri, whole genome shotgun sequence. Encoded proteins:
- the LOC117594804 gene encoding obscurin-like, whose translation is MMDVKAAPGEDAELNCEITKPEAFIRWLKNGHQIRHGPPKYQISVEEHLVRLVVKNVCSRDSGEYCCEADGIATRAKLEVRELQHAFARELRDTRANEKGQVVLECETRLPAKRVTWLKGMAELQPGRKEERLGCVHL